The following proteins come from a genomic window of Rattus norvegicus strain BN/NHsdMcwi chromosome 8, GRCr8, whole genome shotgun sequence:
- the Znf660 gene encoding zinc finger protein 660 isoform X1 — protein sequence MRRKMGKFKHKTLEDSKSPAEGSDQEGENSGHQFCASATEKRGHGGRRQYVCPECGKAFSQSANLTVHERIHTGEKPYKCTVCGKAFSHSSNLVVHRRIHTGLKPYTCRDCGKSFSGKSHLIGHQEVHSGEKTYECKECGKAFSRSSGLIAHHRVHTGEKPYTCSECGKAFSRSSNLTQHQRTHRGKKVYKCKECGKTCGSNTKIIDHQRIHTGEKPYECAECGKTFILRKALNEHQRLHRREKPYKCKECGKAFTSNRNLTDHQRVHTGEKPYKCNECGKTFRQTSQVILHLRTHTKEKPYKCSECGKAYRYSSQLIQHQRKHNEEKEALLFTGQV from the coding sequence atgcggagaaagatgGGAAAGTTCAAACATAAGACATTAGAGGATAGCAAGTCACCCGCTGAAGGAAGTGACCAAGAAGGTGAAAACAGTGGCCATCAGTTCTGTGCCTCTGCAACGGAGAAGAGAGgtcatggtggaaggagacagtATGTGTGTCCTGAGTGTGGAAAAGCCTTCAGTCAGAGTGCCAACCTCACTGTGCACGAGCGAATCCATACAGGAGAGAAGCCTTACAAGTGTACAGTGTGCGGGAAAGCCTTTAGTCACAGCTCCAACCTCGTGGTTCATCGACGAATCCACACTGGACTTAAGCCGTACACGTGTCGTGACTGTGGGAAGTCATTCAGCGGTAAGTCACACCTCATCGGGCACCAGGAAGTCCACAGCGGGGAAAAGACATACGAATGTAAagagtgtgggaaagccttcagcCGGAGCTCAGGACTTATCGCTCATCACAGAGTTCATACTGGTGAGAAGCCCTACACTTGCAGCGAGTGTGGGAAGGCGTTTAGCAGGAGTTCAAATCTCACTCAACACCAGAGAACGCACAGAGGGAAAAAGGTTTACAAATGTAAAGAGTGTGGAAAGACATGTGGTTCTAATACAAAGATTATAGACCATCAGAGGATTCACACTGGGGAGAAGCCCTACGAGTGCGCTGAGTGTGGGAAAACCTTCATCTTAAGGAAGGCCCTTAATGAACACCAGAGGCTCCACCGcagagagaaaccttacaaatgtaaggAATGTGGGAAAGCGTTTACCTCTAACCGAAACCTCACGGATCACCAGAGAGtgcacactggagagaagccttacAAGTGTAACGAATGTGGGAAAACCTTCAGGCAAACATCTCAGGTTATTCTCCATTTGCGAACTCATACTAAAGAGAAGCCCTATAAGTGTAGCGAGTGTGGGAAAGCTTATCGCTACAGCTCGCAGCTCATCCAACACCAACGAAAGCATAACGAAGAGAAAGAAGCCTTACTGTTTACTGGCCAGGTGTAA